A region from the Variovorax sp. RKNM96 genome encodes:
- a CDS encoding autotransporter outer membrane beta-barrel domain-containing protein, whose translation MNRTYKSLWNAATGAWVAVSENASARGKRSRSRVHTSHAVAALLAVGAFGMSGSAQANCVTTGAVIDCSGVSATPVYMDKSAVLNNTGTLGQSTLGTTGVTTNATIPSTINNSGTILGEDGIGLNAVDVVNNAGGHVTALRTGIIGNGGAATLRNTGGASVEGTSGYGVLFYGGGSVLNAGNSSIVSKAAAAIALGGAGEVVNEAGSTITGVGYAVLVQAGNAKLSNAGQMNGAVDLRGAVNDVTLFTGSQIDGFLLIDAANNTTSTLTLTGAGTQLYSQAVTGGTFFGGKLVKDGIGTWTLDRAIGANSVDIQAGTLAMGLTNVFNASTPVGVGAGATLDLRGFDQTFGSLAGSGNVALGSAALSVGGPGVDTVFSGTVSGKGSLAVTGGTLALTGNNTFEGGLAVNRSTLLAGSDANLGAAGSKVSLNDGTLRATGAFTVARDVFIGGVATIDTNGFDLTLTGALRYQGVFGQFEKDGLGTLTLESAGSDYVDPTIVNAGTLALKGAGTVGRQDVSVAAGATIDVSQTTNGASLNFLRGAGTVAIGSKTLTTNNASSTTQFDGVIQDGGIGGGKGGALHILDAGSWTLTQAQTYTGGTTLDTGNLYLTGNGALAAGTALTLGDGALFDVSGSKAAALTLGDLNGGTSSIVLGDKALTLGTANDTVFAGGIEGAGATLVKQGTGTLMLDGFNTYTGLTSVQAGKLVVGGDSSTGARLSGAVDVASGATLGGRGRIGGDVALASGAHLAPGNSIGTLTIDGSLDLAKGSVLDFEFGAPGGSFSVPGAGDSVAVGGNLTLSGATLNVTDTGGMGAGLYRLFSYGGTLTQSNGGIALGSVPAGGSLSLQYLAASKQVNLINTAGLTLNYWNGNGLANASQMGGGDGTWSTTQPNWTDATGSVTSVMQPQPAFAIFGGAAGKVVVDKSAGAVSATGMQFASDGYRLSGDTITLVADKAAPGPVEVRVGDGSAGSSAWNAGIANVIAGTDGVLKTGAGTLALSGANTYSGGTTVRGGALQIGADNNLGAASGGLTLDGGTLRVAGAAGPVAIDSKRAITLGAAGGTLDLVGSSFGAAGGITGGGGLTVQGNGGILSLTTANSYAGSTTLQDGASIFVYGGATLGQGPVQQQGNGTRLAFGDGADAGTNSYRVGRTGSADSGNVLSFDGTATASTAKLSLNGAGWQTPGANTLVFGGASTAASATITNLGGTVDFTQTGNAGSATIFNGDKSLVRFANAASAGSVNIGNLDGGTAYFADTASAANAQITNAKGGTVDVSGVTSKAGIAIGALSGAGGVVLGATQLTVGGLNTSDVIAGVVSDKGSQFAQPGAGTGGSIVKVGSGTLTLSGANTYTGGTALRQGRLNVGHSQALGTGVLTMDDDTTLGFGANNLTIANAIQLTGQNDPIIDTGAFNGTLGGAISGGGFITKQGTGTLTLSGANSYTGATNVAQGSLKAGVANTFSAGSAHSVATGATLDLAGFSQTVASLANSGTVSLAGAVAGTTLTVNGNYVGTNGVLKIGTALNSGAGPSDRLVINGGSATGKTSVQVTNLGGLGAFTTGNGIEVITAQNGATTTAQTSKDAFALAGGHVDAGAYEYRLNAGDAAGAGENWYLRSDRPAVTPPTTPGAPVLPVVTYRAEASLYAALPSQLRQGNLAMLGDLRKRVGDDDVKGTVTTPGGADRRAWARVLSTDIDIQQGGTVSPNSKGRLTGFQAGTDLLTTPNWRAGLYVGQLDGDARVNGFASGLQNLGVGRNDLRSQYVGIYGTYTDGGFYADAVVQTGRHRYTVQPNATLGTEGKGNSLLGSIELGQAFALGGSGWSIEPQMQLIHQHMDLNNSAIAGAVATAQADSGWIARAGVRVKGEIDTGAGTLQPYGRFNVYKTSSGADVASFLNGATTTDILAPTGGMSTELAGGFTLALGQTTSLYGEIGKLWASGGNTKVKSSVNGSLGVRVKW comes from the coding sequence ATGAATCGCACCTACAAGTCACTTTGGAACGCCGCAACGGGCGCATGGGTGGCGGTTTCGGAGAACGCCAGTGCCCGCGGAAAGCGCAGCCGCTCCCGCGTGCACACGAGCCATGCGGTCGCCGCTTTGCTGGCCGTGGGCGCCTTTGGCATGAGTGGCTCTGCGCAGGCGAATTGCGTCACGACGGGCGCTGTCATTGATTGCAGCGGCGTCTCGGCGACTCCGGTGTACATGGACAAAAGTGCGGTGCTCAACAACACCGGCACGCTCGGACAGTCGACATTGGGGACGACCGGCGTCACCACGAATGCCACCATCCCCAGCACCATCAACAACAGCGGCACCATCCTCGGTGAGGACGGGATCGGCCTGAACGCCGTCGACGTCGTCAACAACGCGGGCGGCCACGTCACGGCCTTGCGCACGGGCATCATCGGCAACGGGGGGGCCGCGACATTGAGAAATACCGGTGGTGCAAGTGTCGAAGGCACAAGCGGATATGGCGTTCTCTTCTATGGTGGCGGCTCGGTCCTGAACGCGGGCAATAGTTCCATCGTTTCGAAGGCTGCTGCTGCAATCGCTTTGGGCGGCGCTGGCGAAGTCGTGAACGAAGCGGGCTCGACCATCACGGGCGTCGGCTACGCGGTACTGGTGCAGGCGGGCAACGCCAAGCTGAGCAACGCTGGCCAAATGAACGGCGCCGTCGACTTGCGGGGCGCGGTGAATGACGTGACGCTTTTTACGGGCAGCCAGATCGACGGCTTTCTGCTGATCGATGCGGCAAACAACACCACCTCCACGTTGACATTGACGGGCGCCGGCACTCAGCTCTACTCGCAAGCGGTGACCGGCGGCACGTTCTTTGGCGGCAAGCTCGTCAAGGATGGCATCGGCACCTGGACGCTCGATCGCGCCATCGGTGCGAACAGCGTGGACATCCAGGCAGGCACGCTGGCCATGGGGTTGACCAACGTCTTCAACGCCAGCACGCCGGTGGGCGTCGGCGCCGGCGCCACCCTTGACCTGAGGGGCTTCGACCAGACCTTCGGTTCGCTGGCGGGCTCCGGCAACGTCGCGCTTGGCAGTGCCGCGCTCTCGGTTGGCGGCCCCGGCGTGGACACGGTGTTCTCCGGCACCGTTTCAGGCAAGGGCAGTCTGGCCGTGACGGGTGGCACGCTCGCCTTGACGGGCAACAACACCTTCGAAGGCGGACTGGCGGTGAACAGAAGCACGCTGCTCGCCGGCAGCGACGCCAATCTTGGCGCGGCAGGCAGCAAGGTCAGCCTGAACGATGGCACGCTGCGTGCCACCGGTGCGTTCACGGTGGCCCGCGATGTGTTCATAGGCGGTGTCGCGACGATTGACACCAACGGCTTCGATCTCACGCTGACTGGTGCGCTGCGCTATCAGGGTGTCTTCGGTCAGTTCGAGAAAGACGGCCTGGGCACGCTGACGCTGGAGAGCGCGGGCAGCGACTACGTGGACCCCACGATCGTCAACGCCGGCACGCTCGCGCTCAAGGGCGCGGGCACCGTCGGCCGGCAAGACGTTTCCGTGGCGGCCGGCGCGACGATCGATGTCTCGCAGACCACCAACGGCGCATCGTTGAATTTCCTTCGTGGCGCCGGCACGGTCGCCATCGGCAGCAAGACCCTCACGACCAACAACGCCTCGAGCACAACCCAGTTCGACGGCGTGATCCAGGACGGCGGCATCGGCGGCGGCAAGGGCGGGGCGCTGCATATCCTGGATGCCGGAAGCTGGACGCTCACCCAGGCGCAAACTTACACCGGCGGTACCACGCTCGATACAGGCAATCTGTACCTCACCGGCAACGGCGCGCTTGCGGCGGGCACCGCCCTCACGCTCGGCGACGGCGCGTTGTTCGATGTGAGCGGTTCGAAGGCGGCGGCCCTCACGCTGGGCGACCTCAACGGCGGGACAAGTTCGATCGTCCTGGGCGACAAGGCCCTGACCCTGGGCACCGCCAACGACACGGTCTTTGCGGGCGGCATCGAGGGCGCAGGCGCGACCCTCGTCAAGCAGGGCACCGGCACGCTGATGCTGGACGGGTTCAATACCTACACCGGCCTCACGTCGGTGCAGGCCGGCAAGCTGGTGGTCGGCGGCGACAGTTCCACAGGCGCGCGCCTCAGCGGCGCGGTCGACGTGGCTTCGGGCGCAACCTTGGGAGGCCGCGGGCGCATAGGCGGCGACGTGGCCCTTGCCTCGGGTGCGCACCTCGCGCCGGGCAACTCCATCGGCACGCTCACCATCGACGGCAGCCTGGACCTGGCCAAGGGCAGCGTGCTCGACTTCGAATTCGGCGCGCCCGGCGGCAGCTTCTCGGTGCCGGGGGCGGGCGACAGCGTCGCGGTCGGCGGCAATCTCACGCTCAGCGGTGCCACGCTCAATGTGACGGACACCGGCGGCATGGGGGCCGGTCTCTACCGGCTCTTCAGCTACGGCGGAACGCTCACGCAGAGCAACGGCGGCATTGCGCTGGGCAGCGTGCCGGCTGGCGGCAGCCTGTCGCTCCAGTACCTTGCGGCGAGCAAGCAGGTCAACCTGATCAACACGGCCGGCTTGACGCTGAACTACTGGAACGGCAACGGCCTCGCCAATGCGTCGCAGATGGGCGGCGGCGACGGCACCTGGAGCACCACGCAACCGAACTGGACCGATGCGACGGGTTCCGTCACATCGGTGATGCAACCCCAGCCGGCTTTCGCCATCTTCGGTGGCGCAGCCGGCAAGGTGGTGGTCGACAAGAGCGCCGGGGCCGTCTCGGCCACGGGCATGCAGTTCGCGAGCGACGGCTACCGGCTGTCCGGCGACACGATCACGCTGGTCGCCGACAAGGCCGCGCCGGGCCCGGTCGAGGTCCGCGTCGGCGACGGCAGCGCGGGAAGCTCCGCCTGGAATGCGGGCATCGCGAACGTCATCGCGGGCACCGACGGTGTCCTGAAAACCGGCGCCGGCACGCTGGCGCTCTCGGGCGCCAACACCTACTCCGGCGGCACCACCGTGCGCGGGGGCGCGCTGCAGATCGGCGCCGACAACAACCTGGGCGCGGCCAGCGGCGGCCTCACGCTGGACGGCGGCACGCTGCGCGTCGCGGGTGCGGCGGGCCCCGTGGCCATCGACTCCAAGCGCGCGATCACGCTCGGCGCGGCGGGCGGCACGTTGGACCTCGTGGGCAGCTCGTTCGGTGCGGCCGGCGGCATCACCGGCGGCGGCGGCCTCACGGTTCAGGGCAACGGCGGCATCCTGAGCCTGACCACCGCCAACAGCTACGCCGGCAGTACGACGCTGCAGGACGGCGCGAGCATCTTCGTCTACGGCGGCGCCACCCTCGGTCAGGGCCCGGTGCAGCAGCAAGGCAATGGCACTCGCCTCGCGTTCGGCGACGGCGCTGACGCCGGCACCAACAGCTACCGGGTCGGCCGCACCGGCAGCGCCGACAGCGGCAACGTGCTGTCGTTCGACGGGACTGCCACGGCCTCCACCGCCAAGCTCTCGCTCAACGGTGCCGGCTGGCAGACGCCGGGCGCGAACACGCTGGTCTTTGGCGGTGCCAGCACCGCGGCCAGCGCCACCATCACCAATCTGGGCGGCACGGTCGACTTCACGCAGACTGGCAACGCAGGCAGCGCCACCATCTTCAACGGCGACAAGAGCCTGGTGCGCTTTGCGAACGCCGCATCGGCGGGAAGCGTGAACATTGGCAACCTCGACGGCGGTACCGCGTACTTCGCGGACACCGCCTCGGCCGCGAACGCGCAAATCACCAACGCCAAGGGCGGAACCGTCGACGTGTCGGGCGTCACGTCCAAGGCCGGCATCGCGATCGGCGCGCTCTCGGGCGCGGGCGGCGTGGTGCTGGGGGCCACCCAACTTACGGTCGGCGGCCTGAACACCAGCGACGTCATCGCCGGCGTGGTCAGCGACAAGGGCAGCCAGTTCGCGCAGCCGGGCGCGGGCACCGGCGGCTCCATCGTCAAAGTCGGCAGCGGCACGCTCACGCTCTCGGGCGCCAACACGTACACGGGTGGCACGGCGCTGCGCCAAGGCCGGCTGAATGTCGGCCACAGCCAGGCGCTGGGCACCGGCGTGCTGACCATGGACGACGACACCACGCTCGGCTTCGGTGCGAACAACCTGACGATCGCCAACGCGATCCAACTCACGGGGCAGAACGATCCCATCATCGACACCGGCGCCTTCAATGGCACGTTGGGCGGCGCGATCAGTGGCGGCGGCTTCATCACCAAGCAGGGCACGGGCACGCTGACGCTGTCGGGGGCCAACAGCTACACCGGGGCGACGAACGTCGCGCAGGGGTCGTTGAAGGCCGGCGTGGCGAACACCTTCAGCGCGGGCTCGGCCCACAGCGTGGCGACGGGTGCGACGCTCGACCTCGCGGGCTTCAGCCAGACGGTGGCCTCGCTGGCCAACAGCGGCACCGTCTCGCTCGCCGGTGCGGTCGCGGGCACCACGCTCACGGTCAACGGCAACTACGTGGGCACCAACGGCGTGCTCAAGATCGGCACCGCGCTCAACAGCGGGGCCGGCCCGTCGGACCGCCTCGTCATCAACGGCGGCAGCGCCACCGGCAAGACCAGCGTGCAGGTCACCAACCTCGGCGGCCTGGGCGCGTTCACCACGGGCAACGGCATCGAGGTGATCACCGCGCAGAACGGCGCGACCACCACCGCGCAGACGAGCAAGGACGCTTTCGCGCTCGCGGGCGGCCATGTGGATGCCGGCGCCTACGAGTACCGCCTGAACGCGGGCGATGCCGCCGGTGCGGGCGAGAACTGGTACCTGCGTTCGGACCGGCCTGCGGTTACGCCGCCGACGACGCCTGGCGCACCCGTGCTGCCCGTGGTCACCTACCGCGCCGAAGCCTCGCTTTACGCGGCCCTGCCGAGCCAATTGCGCCAGGGCAACCTCGCGATGCTGGGCGACCTGCGCAAGCGCGTGGGTGACGACGACGTGAAGGGCACCGTCACCACGCCCGGAGGCGCAGACCGCCGCGCCTGGGCCAGAGTTCTCTCGACCGATATCGATATCCAGCAAGGCGGGACCGTCTCGCCGAACAGCAAGGGGCGCCTCACGGGTTTCCAGGCCGGCACCGACCTGCTGACGACGCCGAACTGGCGCGCCGGTCTCTATGTCGGCCAACTCGACGGCGATGCGCGCGTGAACGGTTTTGCCAGCGGGCTCCAGAACCTGGGCGTGGGCCGCAACGACCTGCGCAGCCAGTACGTGGGCATCTACGGCACCTACACCGATGGCGGCTTCTATGCCGATGCCGTGGTGCAGACGGGCCGCCACCGCTACACGGTGCAGCCGAACGCCACGCTTGGCACCGAAGGCAAGGGCAACAGCCTGCTGGGTTCGATCGAGTTGGGCCAGGCCTTCGCGCTGGGCGGCAGCGGCTGGAGCATCGAGCCGCAGATGCAGCTGATCCATCAGCACATGGACCTGAACAACTCGGCCATCGCCGGCGCCGTCGCCACGGCGCAGGCCGACAGCGGCTGGATCGCGCGCGCCGGGGTGCGGGTCAAGGGCGAGATCGACACGGGTGCAGGCACGCTGCAGCCGTACGGCCGCTTCAATGTCTACAAGACGTCGAGCGGCGCGGACGTGGCGAGCTTCCTGAACGGCGCGACCACGACCGACATCTTGGCGCCCACGGGCGGCATGAGCACGGAACTGGCCGGCGGCTTCACGCTGGCCCTGGGACAGACAACCAGCCTGTATGGCGAAATCGGCAAACTCTGGGCCAGCGGCGGCAATACCAAAGTAAAGAGTTCGGTGAATGGGTCGCTGGGAGTGCGGGTGAAGTGGTAA
- a CDS encoding glucose 1-dehydrogenase: MEPRPDFGESSYVGSGKLVGKSALITGGDSGIGRAVALAFAREGADVLISFLPEEESDAHVTAQLVEREGRICLAVPGDICEEAHCIELVNKAMERFGQLDVLVNNAAFQMTHKDLAEISAEEFDRTFRTNVHANFFLCKAAVAHMKPGSAIISTASVNADKPNATLVAYAATKGAIQNMTGGMAQLLAEKGIRVNCVAPGPFWTPLIPSTMPPEKVKEFGMQTPMKRPGQPTELQAVYVLLASDQASYISGATIPVTGGVPFI; encoded by the coding sequence ATGGAGCCGCGCCCGGACTTCGGCGAGTCGTCGTACGTGGGTTCCGGCAAGCTCGTCGGAAAGTCCGCGCTCATCACAGGCGGCGACAGCGGGATCGGCCGCGCCGTGGCGCTTGCGTTTGCACGCGAAGGCGCTGATGTGCTGATCTCTTTCCTGCCCGAGGAAGAATCCGATGCGCACGTCACCGCGCAACTCGTCGAGCGCGAGGGCAGGATCTGCCTGGCCGTGCCGGGCGATATCTGCGAGGAGGCGCACTGCATCGAACTGGTGAACAAGGCCATGGAGCGCTTTGGCCAGCTCGACGTGCTGGTGAACAACGCCGCCTTCCAGATGACGCACAAGGATCTGGCCGAGATCAGCGCAGAGGAGTTCGATCGCACCTTCCGCACCAATGTCCATGCGAACTTCTTCCTCTGCAAGGCCGCCGTCGCCCACATGAAGCCGGGCAGCGCCATCATCAGCACCGCCTCCGTGAACGCGGACAAGCCCAATGCGACGCTCGTGGCCTATGCCGCGACCAAGGGCGCGATCCAGAACATGACCGGTGGCATGGCGCAGTTGCTGGCGGAAAAGGGCATCCGCGTGAACTGCGTGGCCCCGGGCCCCTTCTGGACACCGCTGATTCCGTCGACCATGCCGCCAGAGAAGGTGAAGGAGTTCGGCATGCAGACGCCGATGAAGCGCCCGGGTCAGCCCACCGAGTTGCAGGCGGTGTATGTGCTGCTGGCCTCCGACCAGGCCTCGTACATCTCGGGTGCGACCATTCCCGTCACCGGCGGGGTTCCGTTCATCTAG
- a CDS encoding exodeoxyribonuclease III, whose product MKIATFNINGINSRLARLLEWLAETKPDVACLQEIKSPDANLPVDAIRAAGYGIVAHGQRAWNGVAILAHGKEPIDTGRGVPGMETDTQSRYIEAVVDGVLIGCLYLPNGNPQPGPKFDYKLQWFEAFNRHAKKLFASGMPVVLAGDYNVVPTDADIYNPASWREDALLQPESRAAFAQLLKQGWTDAIRTCHPDRVPFTFWTYWRNRYPRDAGLRIDHLLLNADLAPMLRNAGVDRDVRGRTGASDHAPAWIEIDIPAT is encoded by the coding sequence ATGAAGATCGCCACATTCAACATCAACGGCATCAACAGCCGCCTCGCCCGCCTGCTCGAATGGCTTGCCGAAACGAAGCCCGATGTGGCCTGTCTGCAGGAAATCAAGAGCCCTGACGCCAACCTGCCGGTCGATGCGATTCGGGCCGCGGGCTACGGCATCGTCGCGCACGGGCAGCGCGCATGGAACGGCGTCGCCATCCTCGCGCACGGGAAAGAGCCGATCGACACCGGCCGCGGCGTGCCGGGCATGGAGACCGACACGCAGAGCCGCTATATCGAAGCGGTGGTCGACGGCGTGCTGATCGGCTGCCTCTACCTTCCCAACGGCAATCCGCAGCCGGGGCCGAAATTCGACTACAAGCTGCAATGGTTCGAAGCCTTCAACAGGCATGCGAAGAAACTCTTTGCGAGCGGCATGCCCGTCGTGCTGGCCGGCGACTACAACGTCGTGCCGACCGATGCCGACATCTACAACCCGGCCTCGTGGCGCGAAGACGCGCTGCTGCAGCCCGAAAGCCGGGCGGCGTTCGCGCAGTTGCTCAAACAAGGCTGGACCGATGCGATCCGCACATGCCACCCCGACCGTGTGCCGTTCACCTTCTGGACGTACTGGCGCAACCGCTATCCGCGCGACGCTGGACTTCGCATCGACCACCTGCTGCTGAATGCGGATCTCGCACCAATGCTTCGCAATGCCGGCGTGGACCGCGACGTGCGCGGGCGCACCGGTGCGAGCGACCATGCGCCAGCCTGGATCGAGATCGACATTCCGGCAACGTAG
- a CDS encoding alpha/beta hydrolase, with protein sequence MTDSVTSNDRMDMRRRGLLRGAVAGASIAGLSLAVGGSVASAKGFASPALALAHLKNVDAGVLNIAYYEAGLANGPAVVLLHGFPYDIEAYAEVAPILAAAGCRVIVPYLRGFGPTRFLSASTLRSGEFAAFGADLLALLDALAIPRAVLAGYDWGGKAASAVAALWPERCAGLVSGNGYAFADPSAALTPAKPESEIPLWWQFYFQTERGRAGYAKYRREFNRLFWKQWSPTWRFDDATFARTAPSFDNPDHVEVSIHSFRHRFGAVQGDPAYAEIDRKLASLPAIPVRTVTLDGSDDSAHGPTDGSAQAAKFTGPRTHRVISGAGHNLPQEAPSAFADAVLELVRADRRAR encoded by the coding sequence ATGACGGATTCAGTGACCTCAAACGATCGCATGGACATGCGGAGGCGCGGACTGCTGCGCGGCGCGGTGGCGGGCGCGAGCATCGCCGGACTGAGTCTGGCAGTGGGCGGCAGCGTGGCATCTGCGAAGGGCTTCGCATCACCCGCCCTCGCACTCGCGCATTTGAAGAACGTGGACGCCGGTGTCTTGAACATCGCTTACTACGAAGCAGGTCTGGCGAATGGCCCCGCAGTGGTGCTGCTCCACGGGTTCCCGTATGACATCGAGGCGTACGCAGAGGTCGCCCCCATCCTGGCGGCCGCGGGTTGCCGGGTGATCGTCCCCTATCTGCGCGGCTTCGGTCCCACACGCTTCCTGAGCGCAAGCACGCTTCGTTCAGGCGAATTTGCGGCGTTCGGCGCGGACCTGTTGGCCCTGCTCGACGCATTGGCGATACCGCGCGCAGTGCTGGCGGGATACGACTGGGGCGGCAAGGCGGCCAGCGCTGTCGCCGCCCTCTGGCCCGAGCGCTGCGCGGGGTTGGTGTCGGGCAACGGCTATGCGTTCGCCGATCCGTCCGCGGCATTGACTCCGGCGAAGCCCGAAAGCGAGATTCCGCTCTGGTGGCAGTTCTACTTCCAGACCGAGAGAGGACGCGCCGGTTACGCAAAGTACCGCCGCGAGTTCAATCGGCTTTTCTGGAAGCAATGGTCACCGACCTGGCGCTTCGACGACGCGACCTTTGCACGCACTGCCCCATCGTTCGACAACCCTGACCATGTCGAGGTCTCCATACATTCGTTCCGCCACCGATTCGGCGCAGTCCAAGGAGACCCCGCCTACGCCGAGATCGATCGCAAGCTTGCGTCGCTGCCCGCGATACCGGTGCGGACGGTGACACTGGATGGCAGCGACGATAGCGCCCATGGACCGACCGACGGTTCGGCCCAGGCGGCGAAGTTCACCGGGCCACGCACACACCGTGTGATATCGGGGGCGGGGCACAACCTGCCGCAAGAGGCGCCGAGCGCGTTCGCGGATGCGGTGCTCGAGCTCGTTCGCGCGGACCGTCGCGCGCGTTGA
- a CDS encoding CocE/NonD family hydrolase yields MKKFIVAVITLTTAFVTSLAAHGQDAPLDPDTGLPASQPFDFPAQGPAAPFWAKRLTGYFTTSDGIRLRYSVLLPKASGRFPVILSINGYDAGSIGGTPYLQYKTSMSVELDKRLVEAGYAVMGVNAAGSGCSAGPLEYTRPQLGRHGAEAVEFAASQAWSDAKVGMVNWSYGGSSQLATAQHRPPHLRAIVPGMVLTDFRDALMPGGVPAPGFITPLRSAMRAYWEKVVAQTATEEGDTACLAQIPKNLAAEDTNSVMHLFLSHPLRDDHMKSFDLAPHADRVRVPVLSLEAFQDQAITPRSGYYQSRLDPAKLWSVQTNGGHNMYLAADFQAMAVRFLDRFVKGENNGFDRDTPRTTVWMEAAEANASGNALEQRVSPKPRWVVQRGPIRSDDLAVKAFHLGAGQTLADAPGSGAADGFDYPGAGVAVNDIAGGSFWGPLPGDWKTTGVAYTSPPLGEDMMVYGPGSADLWVTASAGDADMQVTVTELRPDGQETYVQRGWLRLSNRTLDTVRSTPLLPVRLERPEQPMPLLPGRPVLARVEIHKMGHYFRSGSRLRVWIDTPAQTGGLVFDTFTQKQRVHVLHNARYDSVVRLGVLKNVKGPESYPACGATILQPCRPDPLASR; encoded by the coding sequence ATGAAGAAGTTCATCGTCGCCGTCATCACACTCACTACGGCGTTCGTCACGTCGCTCGCGGCACATGGGCAGGATGCCCCGCTGGATCCCGACACGGGCCTGCCGGCATCACAGCCTTTTGATTTCCCCGCGCAGGGGCCGGCCGCACCGTTCTGGGCGAAGCGTCTCACCGGCTACTTCACGACTTCCGACGGAATCAGGCTGCGCTACAGCGTGCTCCTGCCGAAGGCATCTGGCAGGTTCCCCGTCATCCTGAGCATCAACGGTTACGACGCCGGCTCGATCGGCGGAACGCCCTATCTCCAATACAAGACATCGATGTCGGTCGAACTCGACAAGCGGCTCGTCGAGGCCGGCTATGCGGTGATGGGCGTCAATGCCGCGGGCAGCGGATGCTCCGCAGGCCCGCTCGAGTACACGCGGCCACAGCTCGGAAGACACGGCGCCGAAGCTGTCGAATTCGCGGCGTCGCAAGCCTGGTCCGATGCCAAGGTCGGCATGGTCAACTGGTCGTACGGTGGTTCTTCCCAACTGGCGACGGCGCAGCACCGGCCGCCGCATCTTCGGGCCATCGTGCCCGGCATGGTGCTGACGGACTTCCGCGACGCCTTGATGCCTGGCGGCGTGCCGGCGCCCGGCTTCATCACGCCCCTACGCAGCGCCATGCGCGCCTACTGGGAGAAGGTGGTCGCGCAGACCGCAACCGAAGAGGGCGACACTGCCTGCTTAGCCCAGATCCCCAAGAACCTCGCGGCCGAAGACACGAACTCCGTGATGCACCTGTTCCTGTCGCATCCCTTGCGGGACGATCACATGAAGAGCTTCGACCTGGCGCCGCATGCTGACCGCGTGCGGGTTCCCGTGCTGTCGCTCGAAGCGTTCCAGGACCAGGCCATCACGCCGCGCAGCGGCTACTACCAGTCCCGACTCGATCCGGCCAAACTCTGGTCGGTGCAGACGAACGGCGGCCACAACATGTACCTGGCCGCGGACTTCCAGGCGATGGCGGTGCGTTTTCTCGACCGCTTCGTCAAGGGCGAGAACAATGGATTCGACCGTGACACACCACGCACCACCGTATGGATGGAAGCCGCCGAAGCAAACGCAAGCGGCAATGCGCTGGAGCAACGCGTTTCTCCCAAGCCTCGCTGGGTCGTGCAAAGGGGACCGATCCGCAGCGACGACCTGGCCGTCAAGGCCTTCCATCTGGGTGCGGGCCAGACCCTCGCCGACGCACCTGGCTCCGGAGCCGCCGATGGATTCGACTACCCGGGCGCCGGTGTGGCCGTCAACGACATTGCGGGAGGCAGCTTCTGGGGGCCGCTGCCTGGCGACTGGAAGACCACGGGCGTGGCCTACACATCGCCGCCGTTGGGTGAAGACATGATGGTCTACGGGCCAGGCAGCGCCGACCTCTGGGTCACGGCCAGCGCCGGCGACGCTGACATGCAGGTCACCGTTACCGAACTGCGGCCAGATGGGCAGGAGACCTATGTCCAGCGTGGCTGGCTGCGCTTGTCGAACCGCACTCTGGACACCGTGCGCTCGACGCCGTTGTTGCCTGTTCGCCTTGAACGGCCGGAACAGCCCATGCCGCTGCTGCCGGGCCGGCCAGTCCTTGCCCGCGTCGAGATCCACAAGATGGGCCACTACTTTCGCAGCGGCTCGCGGCTGCGGGTCTGGATCGACACGCCCGCCCAAACCGGCGGCCTGGTGTTCGACACCTTCACGCAGAAGCAGCGCGTGCACGTGCTGCACAACGCTCGGTACGACTCCGTGGTGCGGCTCGGCGTGCTGAAGAACGTCAAGGGACCGGAAAGCTATCCGGCGTGCGGTGCGACGATCCTGCAGCCGTGCCGGCCGGATCCGCTGGCCAGCCGCTGA